One window from the genome of Pyxidicoccus xibeiensis encodes:
- a CDS encoding ATP-binding response regulator — protein MPLPSDVEDAFSCLPLALVRVGPDLRVQWCEDGFASKTGVELRAGGDLLDALERGRSLDAVERAIREGRAHTGHVITRALRQVRVQVKPARTGESPGAWLVVQPSGVDDEGAFSQAVQEIARAVGETLEVESVCAAAVVALVRCAQVRRAEVFLCEADGKELRRAAVSDLAGGEAPEDTFDPSDDPFRQALASRQAQLGIQRGYGDAMGSIFAAVPLCAPRRTVGLLLLYKEQGTSFSVRELELWSAAANQLAVAVENARLLREAKAALQVREEFMSIASHELKTPLTPLKLGLYTMEKRITAGQPVELGTVLKSKRQVDRLAGLVDDLLDASRLDAGRLALNLAPLEVGQLVAEVVDHFRAAFERPFSVEVPRERVWTQGDRDRLEQVLVNLLENAHKYSPAGEPIIVSVERLPGEARIHVRDHGIGIPGADQAQVFQRFYKARNVSHRNFGGLGLGLYISHSIAKLHRGSLSLSSAEGHGSTFTLSLPRMAAHEVKRLPRRVLLLDEDRAQESVAERVLLSEGFEVLTARDGAEALRRATHLPVDLIVLSTSATQGQTGVFLETFATLPRARPVPILLAGDERPWWAQEGTTLCTRPYRADELVARVRNVLSVERRRPPTLSETSPDVPLSGLSPRA, from the coding sequence ATGCCGCTTCCTTCCGACGTAGAAGATGCCTTCTCGTGCCTTCCGCTGGCCCTGGTACGCGTCGGGCCTGACCTGCGCGTCCAGTGGTGCGAGGACGGCTTTGCCAGCAAGACGGGCGTGGAGCTGCGTGCGGGAGGCGACCTGCTCGACGCGCTCGAGCGGGGCCGCAGCCTGGACGCGGTGGAGCGCGCCATCCGTGAGGGCCGCGCCCACACGGGCCACGTCATCACCCGGGCGCTGCGGCAGGTGCGCGTGCAGGTGAAGCCCGCGCGGACGGGCGAGTCGCCAGGCGCCTGGCTGGTCGTCCAGCCCTCCGGCGTCGACGACGAGGGCGCCTTCTCCCAGGCGGTGCAGGAGATTGCCCGCGCGGTGGGCGAGACGCTGGAGGTGGAGAGCGTCTGCGCGGCGGCGGTGGTGGCGCTGGTGCGCTGCGCCCAGGTGCGGCGCGCGGAGGTGTTCCTCTGCGAGGCGGACGGCAAGGAGCTGCGCCGCGCGGCGGTGTCGGACCTGGCGGGCGGCGAGGCGCCGGAGGACACCTTCGACCCGTCGGACGACCCGTTCCGCCAGGCGCTGGCCTCGCGCCAGGCGCAGCTGGGCATCCAGCGCGGCTACGGCGACGCCATGGGCTCCATCTTCGCCGCGGTGCCGCTGTGCGCGCCGCGCCGGACGGTGGGCCTGCTGCTGCTCTACAAGGAGCAGGGCACGTCCTTCTCCGTGCGCGAGCTGGAGCTGTGGAGCGCCGCGGCCAACCAGCTGGCCGTGGCGGTGGAGAACGCGCGGCTCCTGCGCGAGGCGAAGGCGGCGCTCCAGGTGCGCGAGGAGTTCATGTCCATCGCCAGCCACGAGCTGAAGACGCCGCTCACCCCGCTGAAGCTGGGCCTCTACACGATGGAGAAGCGGATTACGGCGGGCCAGCCGGTGGAGCTGGGCACGGTGCTCAAGTCCAAGCGGCAGGTGGACCGGCTGGCGGGGCTGGTGGACGACCTGCTGGATGCCTCGCGGCTGGATGCCGGGAGGCTGGCGCTGAACCTGGCGCCGCTCGAGGTGGGACAGCTGGTGGCGGAGGTGGTGGACCACTTCCGCGCCGCCTTCGAGCGCCCCTTCTCGGTGGAGGTGCCTCGCGAGCGTGTCTGGACGCAGGGCGACCGCGACAGGCTGGAGCAGGTGCTCGTGAACCTGCTGGAGAACGCGCACAAGTACAGCCCCGCGGGCGAGCCCATCATCGTCTCGGTGGAGCGGCTGCCGGGCGAGGCGCGCATCCACGTGAGGGACCACGGCATCGGCATCCCCGGCGCGGACCAGGCGCAGGTGTTCCAGCGCTTCTACAAGGCGCGCAACGTGTCGCACCGCAACTTCGGCGGGCTGGGGCTGGGCCTCTACATCAGCCACTCCATCGCCAAGCTGCACCGCGGCTCGCTGTCCCTCTCCAGCGCGGAGGGGCACGGCAGCACCTTCACCCTGTCCCTGCCGCGCATGGCCGCGCACGAGGTGAAGCGGCTGCCGCGCCGCGTGCTGCTGCTGGACGAGGACCGGGCGCAGGAGTCGGTGGCGGAGCGGGTGCTCCTCTCGGAGGGCTTCGAGGTGCTCACCGCGCGCGACGGCGCGGAGGCGCTGCGCCGGGCCACGCACCTGCCGGTGGACCTCATCGTCCTCTCCACCAGCGCCACGCAGGGGCAGACGGGCGTCTTCCTGGAGACCTTCGCCACGCTGCCTCGCGCCCGGCCCGTGCCCATCCTCCTGGCCGGCGACGAGCGGCCCTGGTGGGCCCAGGAGGGCACCACGCTGTGCACCCGCCCGTACCGCGCGGACGAGCTGGTGGCGCGGGTGCGCAACGTCCTCTCGGTGGAGCGGCGCCGGCCTCCGACGCTGTCGGAGACGTCGCCCGACGTGCCGCTCTCGGGCCTCAGCCCCCGGGCGTGA
- a CDS encoding Ppx/GppA phosphatase family protein — protein sequence MPTTALQPVLAAIDVGTNAVRLELARPDVDGSLETLHQERDPIRPGEGVFATGTMPEETAERLLSTLRRYAALCRRHKAQVRAVATSALREARNSNDIVRRVREEAGLNLEVVSGKEEARLICLGVLHRKPPGTRSLLIDIGGGSTEIATAVGEKPDNLWSLALGSVRLTEVFDASRTVTAKQLRLMRSFVYEALRKTLPESLPNLPRVALGSSGTINAVVAFAASESSGNATVRQLTQTVDTLAEMPPERRRKRFDPRRADIIVSGAVILEAVARQLGVESVSVVNRGLRDGILVDLLYRQDEHREDRSLADAAIAMGQRFFFDEKHARQVSRLSLALFDGLAALHQLPLSVRPYLEVAALLHDIGNAVSYERHHKHTYYLIRHADLPGLADRERELVARIARYHRRSPPELAHSGMDGLTPTEARTVRKLATLLRVANSLDLSHHQPIKDFKVTNGREGVALHLHTRQPVDLELWNVDHEVLNFRRVFGKKLSFHVHNTAGR from the coding sequence ATGCCCACCACCGCCCTCCAGCCCGTGCTCGCCGCCATCGACGTGGGCACCAACGCCGTGCGCCTGGAGCTCGCGCGACCGGACGTCGACGGCTCGCTCGAGACGCTGCACCAGGAGCGAGACCCCATCCGCCCCGGTGAGGGCGTCTTCGCCACCGGCACCATGCCGGAGGAAACCGCCGAGCGGCTCCTCTCCACCCTGCGCCGCTACGCCGCCCTCTGCCGCCGCCACAAGGCCCAGGTGCGCGCCGTGGCCACCAGCGCCCTGCGCGAGGCGCGCAACAGCAACGACATCGTCCGCCGCGTGCGCGAGGAGGCCGGCCTCAACCTGGAGGTCGTCAGCGGCAAGGAGGAGGCCCGCCTCATCTGCCTCGGCGTCCTCCACCGCAAGCCCCCCGGCACCCGCTCGCTCCTCATCGACATCGGCGGCGGCAGCACCGAAATCGCCACCGCCGTGGGCGAGAAGCCCGACAACCTCTGGAGCCTCGCGCTCGGCTCCGTGCGCCTCACGGAGGTCTTCGACGCCTCGCGCACCGTGACGGCCAAGCAGCTGCGCCTCATGCGCAGCTTCGTCTACGAGGCCCTCCGCAAGACGCTCCCGGAGAGCCTGCCCAACCTCCCGCGCGTGGCGCTCGGCTCCTCCGGCACCATCAACGCCGTGGTCGCCTTCGCCGCCAGCGAGAGCAGCGGCAACGCCACCGTGCGCCAGCTCACCCAGACGGTGGACACGCTCGCGGAGATGCCTCCCGAGCGCCGGCGCAAGCGCTTCGACCCGCGCCGCGCGGACATCATCGTCTCCGGCGCCGTCATCCTCGAGGCCGTGGCCAGGCAGCTCGGCGTCGAGTCCGTCAGCGTCGTCAACCGCGGCCTGCGCGACGGCATCCTCGTGGACCTGCTCTACCGCCAGGACGAGCACCGCGAGGACCGCAGCCTCGCCGACGCCGCCATCGCCATGGGCCAGCGCTTCTTCTTCGACGAGAAGCACGCGCGCCAGGTCTCCCGCCTCTCCCTCGCCCTCTTCGACGGGCTGGCCGCCCTCCACCAGCTCCCGCTCTCCGTCCGCCCCTACCTGGAAGTCGCCGCGCTGCTGCACGACATCGGCAATGCCGTCAGCTACGAGCGCCACCACAAGCACACCTACTACCTCATCCGGCACGCGGACCTTCCCGGCCTCGCCGACCGGGAGCGCGAGCTGGTGGCCCGCATCGCCCGCTACCACCGGCGCAGCCCGCCGGAGCTGGCGCACTCGGGAATGGACGGCCTCACCCCCACCGAGGCCCGTACGGTGCGCAAGCTCGCCACCCTGCTCCGGGTGGCCAACTCACTGGACTTGAGCCACCACCAGCCCATCAAGGACTTCAAGGTCACCAACGGGCGTGAAGGCGTGGCCCTGCACCTGCACACCCGCCAGCCCGTGGACCTTGAATTGTGGAACGTGGACCACGAGGTCCTCAACTTCCGCCGTGTCTTCGGCAAGAAGCTGTCGTTCCACGTCCACAACACCGCCGGCCGCTAG
- a CDS encoding serine/threonine-protein kinase, producing the protein MGRYRLSARIATGGMAEVYLGRHIDENGQRGPAVAVKRLMPHLATDRRVVQMFLNEARITAQVRHPNVVTILELGMEGTEPFIAMELLEGRSFAELRQEAAEHGQRVPLGITLRVLVEACRGLDAAHRAVDEEGRPLRIVHRDFTPDNIHVGVNGEVKVIDFGIAKAESLGSGTEPGVLKGKFFYMSPEMIAGRQVDHRADLFAAGVMLYEQLCGRRPFTGMTAEEVLGRIAEGRPKPPTAFDPSVPAALELVCLTALARDPAARFDSLESFIDAMEAIGGAAEVATTEQLAAYVDTLFPPDRDSKRLALRRARLADPSHGGTPPRPIRLVPEQPGSTGVSVYVEGPGVPPAVHRPGEISWGPAPKVPVPPEEAPASATAPSSPSASAVAAGAPDSFIGKASAPGKRSRVGPILVGVLALGALGGGGAWFMTRPVSPPAARLAKAEAASSTEAKVAALAGLGLDTRATAKELARAGALLLAAGAHAPALELAESYTSRFPKDVEAHLLAARAATELRLGKRAERALDEATALAPRDLRPLLAMAELRERQGDIPGALAALAKAHAQKPRSAEVAPRYGRLLSQSGRLDEASTVLAAWTREHDDAACLAELGFVRFRQQRVDEAASLLRRAIRKDARLAVAHYYLGAVLFRQGDTSAAERAYQEADRLAPQDPRALTARCQLHAHTGNAAAVDAVKRALAERFPDRANTLAAECSSGN; encoded by the coding sequence ATGGGCCGCTACCGACTGTCCGCGCGCATCGCGACAGGCGGAATGGCGGAGGTGTACCTGGGGCGCCACATCGACGAGAACGGACAGCGCGGGCCCGCGGTGGCGGTGAAGCGGCTGATGCCGCACCTGGCCACCGACAGGCGCGTGGTGCAGATGTTCCTCAACGAGGCGCGCATCACCGCACAGGTGCGCCACCCCAACGTCGTCACGATTCTGGAGCTGGGGATGGAGGGCACCGAGCCCTTCATCGCCATGGAGCTGCTGGAAGGCCGCTCCTTCGCGGAGCTGCGGCAGGAGGCCGCCGAGCACGGCCAGCGCGTGCCGCTGGGGATTACGTTGCGCGTGCTGGTGGAGGCCTGCCGCGGGCTGGACGCCGCGCACCGCGCCGTGGACGAGGAGGGCCGGCCGCTGCGCATCGTCCACCGCGACTTCACCCCGGACAACATCCATGTGGGCGTGAATGGCGAGGTGAAGGTCATCGACTTCGGCATCGCCAAGGCGGAGTCGCTCGGCTCGGGCACCGAGCCCGGCGTGCTGAAGGGGAAGTTCTTCTACATGTCGCCGGAGATGATCGCCGGCCGGCAGGTGGACCACCGCGCGGACCTGTTCGCCGCCGGGGTCATGCTCTACGAGCAGCTCTGTGGCCGCAGGCCCTTCACAGGCATGACGGCGGAAGAGGTGCTGGGACGCATCGCCGAGGGCCGCCCGAAGCCGCCCACCGCGTTCGACCCGTCCGTGCCCGCGGCGCTGGAGCTGGTGTGCCTCACGGCGCTGGCCCGGGACCCGGCCGCGCGCTTCGACAGCCTCGAGTCCTTCATCGACGCGATGGAGGCCATTGGCGGCGCGGCGGAGGTGGCCACGACCGAGCAGCTCGCGGCGTACGTGGACACCCTCTTCCCGCCGGACCGGGACTCCAAGCGCCTGGCCCTGCGCCGCGCGCGGCTCGCCGACCCGTCCCACGGCGGCACGCCGCCGCGCCCCATCCGCCTGGTGCCCGAACAGCCAGGCTCCACCGGCGTGTCGGTGTACGTGGAGGGCCCCGGGGTGCCTCCGGCGGTACACCGTCCGGGAGAGATTTCCTGGGGTCCGGCGCCCAAGGTCCCGGTGCCACCCGAGGAAGCCCCTGCGTCGGCCACGGCCCCCTCTTCGCCCTCGGCCTCTGCCGTCGCGGCCGGGGCTCCCGACTCCTTCATCGGGAAGGCCTCCGCGCCCGGGAAGCGCTCGCGCGTGGGCCCCATCCTCGTGGGCGTGCTGGCCCTCGGCGCGCTCGGGGGCGGCGGGGCGTGGTTCATGACGCGCCCGGTGTCGCCTCCCGCCGCGCGGCTGGCAAAGGCCGAGGCCGCGTCTTCGACCGAGGCGAAGGTGGCCGCGCTCGCCGGCTTGGGGCTGGACACGCGGGCCACGGCGAAGGAGCTGGCGCGCGCCGGTGCCCTGCTGCTGGCGGCCGGCGCGCACGCCCCGGCGCTGGAGCTGGCGGAGTCCTACACGTCGCGCTTCCCGAAGGACGTGGAGGCGCACCTGCTCGCCGCGCGCGCGGCCACCGAGCTGCGGCTGGGCAAGCGGGCCGAGCGCGCCCTCGACGAGGCCACCGCGCTGGCCCCGCGCGACCTGCGGCCCCTGCTGGCCATGGCGGAGCTGCGCGAGCGGCAGGGCGACATCCCCGGCGCGCTGGCCGCGCTGGCGAAGGCCCACGCGCAGAAGCCGCGCTCGGCCGAGGTGGCACCTCGCTACGGCCGCCTCCTCTCCCAGAGTGGCCGGCTGGACGAAGCCTCCACCGTCCTGGCCGCCTGGACGCGGGAGCACGACGACGCGGCCTGCCTGGCGGAGCTGGGCTTCGTGCGCTTCCGCCAGCAGCGGGTGGACGAGGCCGCCAGCCTCCTCAGGCGCGCCATCCGCAAGGACGCCCGGCTCGCCGTGGCGCACTACTACCTGGGGGCCGTCCTCTTCCGGCAGGGAGACACCTCCGCCGCCGAGCGCGCCTACCAGGAGGCGGACCGGCTCGCCCCGCAGGACCCGCGCGCCCTCACCGCCCGCTGCCAGCTCCATGCCCACACCGGCAACGCGGCCGCGGTGGACGCGGTGAAGCGTGCGCTGGCGGAACGATTTCCCGACCGTGCGAACACGCTGGCGGCGGAGTGCTCGTCCGGGAATTAG
- a CDS encoding type VI immunity family protein, protein MSEHFPRLRIHTESGHVLIREGLNATFYMKRPHSEIAQGMLRSFEAYLRAVGPSALTAYADLEGYWQQLDTKRWGDIWQELRHPHGANVQLTDTASRENRFEFAYQGRALDDPSLHVEPDEACFVSYWLPSELLEERGPQWVRELLLELAAPLPFNSGNAGLAFNCPLDHVGIRREVEKYCFRYPGMDVLDLSWTAMHIGTRVRGPSWLTFLGQPVLGELGGAEGLRSRLHTPGTTVQQLEGDRTVITLGPWPEAGDTEQGKDLPAYRELARVLEPVTYLDSAGIGIHEQPPLRWARRFLD, encoded by the coding sequence ATGAGCGAGCACTTCCCCAGGCTCCGCATTCACACCGAGAGCGGACACGTCCTGATTCGCGAAGGCCTCAACGCCACCTTCTACATGAAGCGCCCACATTCGGAGATTGCTCAAGGCATGCTCCGGTCGTTCGAGGCCTATCTGCGAGCAGTTGGGCCTTCAGCACTCACCGCCTACGCCGACCTGGAAGGGTACTGGCAGCAGCTCGACACGAAACGCTGGGGGGACATCTGGCAGGAACTGCGGCATCCACATGGAGCCAATGTCCAACTGACTGATACCGCCAGTCGCGAGAATCGCTTCGAGTTCGCCTACCAAGGACGTGCGCTGGACGACCCATCTCTCCATGTCGAGCCTGATGAGGCCTGCTTCGTCTCCTACTGGCTCCCCTCGGAGCTCCTGGAAGAGCGTGGCCCTCAATGGGTGCGCGAGCTACTCCTGGAGCTTGCCGCGCCACTGCCCTTCAACTCAGGCAATGCAGGCCTCGCCTTCAACTGCCCGCTCGATCATGTGGGCATACGCAGGGAGGTGGAAAAGTACTGCTTCCGCTATCCCGGCATGGATGTACTCGACCTGAGCTGGACCGCCATGCACATCGGCACGCGGGTGCGCGGACCCTCCTGGCTGACCTTCCTCGGCCAGCCCGTGCTGGGTGAACTGGGCGGCGCCGAGGGCCTGCGCTCGCGCCTCCACACTCCTGGCACCACCGTGCAGCAACTCGAAGGCGACCGGACCGTCATCACCCTCGGCCCCTGGCCCGAGGCAGGGGACACCGAGCAGGGCAAGGACCTCCCGGCATACCGCGAGCTGGCACGCGTCCTGGAGCCCGTGACGTACTTGGACTCGGCTGGCATCGGCATCCATGAGCAGCCCCCCCTCCGCTGGGCACGGCGCTTCCTCGACTGA
- the queF gene encoding preQ(1) synthase has translation MPSQPTKELQTFPNPAPERDYEIAFDCPEFTCLCPLTGQPDFARFKISYVPDQLCVELKSLKLYMWAYRNEGAFHEKVTNTIANDIIQAIQPRKLTVVGDFFVRGGIGTIVTVTHDKKKG, from the coding sequence ATGCCTTCGCAGCCGACCAAGGAACTCCAGACCTTCCCCAACCCGGCGCCCGAGCGCGACTACGAAATCGCGTTCGACTGCCCCGAGTTCACCTGCCTGTGCCCCCTGACGGGCCAGCCGGACTTCGCCCGCTTCAAGATCTCCTACGTGCCGGACCAGCTGTGCGTGGAGCTCAAGAGCCTCAAGCTCTACATGTGGGCCTACCGCAACGAGGGGGCCTTCCACGAGAAGGTCACCAACACCATCGCCAACGACATCATCCAGGCGATTCAGCCCCGCAAGCTGACCGTGGTGGGCGACTTCTTCGTGCGCGGCGGCATCGGTACCATCGTCACCGTCACGCACGACAAGAAGAAGGGCTGA
- a CDS encoding serine/threonine-protein kinase: MAVVYRGLHEMLQREVAIKELLPEGQRDKETLSRFRRESLALAAFRHQNIVTLYDLVEKNDSLFMVMELVDGPTLHTLIKEGPLPPDVTGVIAARIASALDHAHFRHIIHRDLKPANVMLAKSGEVKLMDFGIAKDVGMEALTQQGMAVGTPSYMSPEQVTGAPLDGRTDIFSLGVLLYEALSGARPFHGKTAGEVFARIRDGKYTPLSKVAPNVPAGLARIIQRAMEVKPEDRFPDAAAMRRELDVFLAQEVQVSHAALLVAFLRHRQKLTETEAQQLLRPQELDAAVEAFDTTARPRSGGMLKWALAAAVATAAGTGLYLTQAQWAPLVQQLAR; encoded by the coding sequence ATGGCCGTCGTGTACCGCGGTCTTCACGAGATGCTGCAGCGCGAGGTCGCCATCAAGGAGCTGCTCCCGGAGGGCCAGCGCGACAAGGAGACGCTGTCGCGCTTCCGCCGCGAGTCGCTCGCGCTGGCCGCCTTCCGCCACCAGAACATCGTCACGCTCTACGACCTGGTGGAGAAGAACGACAGCCTCTTCATGGTGATGGAGCTGGTGGACGGTCCCACCCTCCACACGCTCATCAAGGAAGGCCCGCTGCCTCCGGATGTCACCGGCGTCATCGCCGCGCGCATCGCCAGCGCGCTGGACCACGCGCACTTCCGCCACATCATCCACAGGGACCTGAAGCCCGCCAACGTCATGCTCGCCAAGTCCGGCGAGGTGAAGCTGATGGACTTCGGCATCGCCAAGGACGTGGGGATGGAGGCGCTCACCCAGCAGGGCATGGCCGTGGGCACGCCCTCGTACATGTCCCCCGAGCAGGTGACGGGCGCGCCGCTGGACGGGCGCACGGACATCTTCTCGCTCGGCGTGCTCCTCTACGAGGCCCTCTCGGGCGCGCGGCCCTTCCACGGCAAGACGGCCGGCGAGGTCTTCGCCCGGATTCGCGACGGCAAGTACACGCCGCTCTCCAAGGTGGCCCCCAACGTGCCCGCCGGGCTGGCGCGCATCATCCAGCGCGCCATGGAGGTGAAGCCGGAGGACCGCTTCCCGGACGCCGCCGCCATGCGCCGCGAACTGGACGTCTTCCTCGCGCAGGAGGTGCAGGTGTCGCACGCGGCCCTGCTCGTCGCCTTCCTGCGCCACCGGCAGAAGCTGACGGAGACGGAGGCCCAGCAGCTCTTGCGGCCCCAGGAGCTGGACGCCGCGGTGGAGGCCTTCGACACCACGGCCCGCCCGCGCTCCGGCGGAATGCTCAAGTGGGCCCTCGCCGCGGCGGTGGCCACGGCGGCCGGCACCGGCCTCTACCTCACCCAGGCGCAGTGGGCGCCGCTCGTGCAGCAGCTCGCGCGCTGA
- a CDS encoding phospholipase D-like domain-containing protein: protein MRSEASLPPLPAPVLPPLRQEPREDIILLDGGTEAYPRMLAAIASATRRVHLEVYTFEREGVGARFVDALVAAARRGVAVKVVVDGWGSIKASSHLTQTLRAAGAKVRVYNPLTSLFTGRSWRNHRKILLVDDAVAFLGGINIGDEYAANGDVPGWADLALELRGDICRQLGEKLHAGASALTSGPVSLFLSGLGGGHRLRKRYLSAIEGAKHEVVLAHAYFLPDAGFVRALKRAARRGVKVSLLLAGRSDVVFARAATMRLYRELLLAGVHIHEWTASTLHAKAAVVDGKTLLVGSFNLDPLSLVNLETLVEVAEPRIAAQVGLWLDKHVATSRHVVLEECGRSPLQQWLLDVVGLAVARFAERFASFIGRRRKR from the coding sequence ATGCGCTCCGAAGCCTCGCTCCCCCCGCTGCCCGCCCCGGTCCTCCCGCCGCTTCGCCAGGAGCCCCGAGAGGACATCATCCTGCTCGACGGCGGGACGGAGGCGTACCCGCGGATGCTGGCGGCCATCGCCTCGGCGACGCGGCGGGTGCACCTGGAGGTGTACACCTTCGAGCGTGAAGGTGTGGGTGCGCGCTTCGTGGATGCGCTGGTGGCGGCGGCCCGGCGGGGTGTGGCGGTGAAGGTGGTGGTGGACGGCTGGGGCAGCATCAAGGCCAGCAGCCACCTGACGCAGACGCTTCGGGCCGCGGGCGCGAAGGTGCGCGTGTACAACCCGCTCACCTCGCTGTTCACGGGGCGCTCGTGGCGGAACCACCGCAAGATTCTCCTGGTGGATGACGCGGTGGCGTTCCTGGGTGGCATCAACATCGGGGACGAGTACGCGGCGAATGGTGACGTCCCCGGCTGGGCGGACCTGGCGCTGGAGCTGCGAGGCGACATCTGCCGGCAGCTCGGCGAGAAGCTGCATGCGGGGGCGTCCGCACTGACGTCGGGGCCGGTGAGCCTGTTCCTGTCGGGACTGGGGGGCGGACACCGCTTGCGCAAACGGTACCTCTCGGCGATCGAGGGCGCGAAGCACGAGGTGGTGCTGGCGCATGCGTACTTCCTTCCGGACGCGGGCTTCGTGCGGGCGCTGAAGCGGGCGGCGCGGCGGGGGGTGAAGGTGTCGCTGCTGCTGGCGGGGCGCAGTGACGTGGTGTTCGCGCGCGCGGCGACGATGCGGCTGTATCGCGAGCTGCTGCTCGCGGGGGTGCACATCCACGAGTGGACGGCGTCCACGCTGCACGCGAAGGCGGCGGTGGTGGATGGGAAGACGCTGCTGGTGGGCAGCTTCAACCTGGACCCGCTCTCGCTGGTCAATCTGGAGACGCTGGTGGAGGTGGCGGAGCCCCGCATCGCGGCGCAGGTGGGGCTGTGGCTGGACAAGCACGTGGCCACGTCGCGGCATGTGGTGCTGGAGGAGTGCGGGCGCTCGCCGCTGCAGCAGTGGCTGCTGGATGTGGTGGGGCTGGCGGTGGCGCGCTTCGCGGAGCGGTTCGCCAGCTTCATCGGCCGGCGGCGGAAGCGGTGA
- a CDS encoding carbohydrate deacetylase, with protein sequence MSARALIINADDLGYDPAVTRGILRAMREGVVSSATFMVNTPWSEAAARESRGLPGIGLHFNLARGTPVWSGFPRALLGEDGGLVEARAASLTPDVVEAEAFAQLARLAGLLGAPATHVDVHKHLHRHPHVLEGLARAARAARLPVRSIDADMRRALEAHGVATNAHFIGDAGTEAYWTLERLQEQLAALPADGVIELMCHPGYRPETVKSGYSAQREVELETFVHPRARELLTRAGVTVADFRVLTPGG encoded by the coding sequence ATGAGCGCCCGCGCCCTCATCATCAACGCCGACGACCTGGGCTACGACCCCGCCGTCACCCGAGGCATCCTCCGCGCCATGCGCGAGGGCGTCGTCTCCTCGGCCACCTTCATGGTGAACACGCCCTGGTCCGAGGCCGCCGCGCGCGAGTCCCGGGGCCTGCCGGGCATCGGCCTGCACTTCAACCTCGCGCGCGGCACGCCCGTGTGGAGCGGCTTCCCGCGCGCGCTGCTCGGCGAGGACGGCGGCCTCGTGGAGGCCCGCGCCGCCAGCCTCACGCCCGACGTGGTGGAGGCGGAGGCCTTCGCCCAGCTCGCGAGGCTCGCGGGGCTGCTCGGCGCGCCGGCCACCCACGTGGACGTGCACAAGCACCTGCACCGCCACCCCCACGTGCTGGAGGGGCTGGCCCGCGCCGCCCGGGCCGCGAGGCTGCCGGTGCGCTCCATCGACGCGGACATGCGGCGCGCGCTGGAGGCCCACGGCGTGGCCACCAACGCGCACTTCATCGGCGACGCGGGGACGGAGGCGTACTGGACGCTGGAGCGGCTCCAGGAGCAGCTGGCCGCGCTGCCCGCGGACGGCGTCATCGAGCTGATGTGCCACCCGGGCTACCGGCCGGAGACGGTGAAGAGCGGCTACTCCGCCCAGCGCGAGGTGGAGCTGGAGACCTTCGTCCACCCGCGCGCCCGCGAGCTGCTCACGCGCGCGGGCGTCACGGTGGCCGACTTCCGCGTCCTCACGCCCGGGGGCTGA
- a CDS encoding extracellular catalytic domain type 1 short-chain-length polyhydroxyalkanoate depolymerase codes for MRLRLLSLCAVALLAGATACSSSNDSRRNDDAGTVDPGGSGQEPEVPDRTACTGLTVGPGTYDWTVEHGGRTRAYRVHVPPGYDATRPAPAVLAFHGFGSTEVEMESLTRLSTLADTEGFLAVYPRGLSYAEVNGATDPRLEDTRGWNGAACCGASRNTVDDVGFVDALLKDLDTRVCVDTRRTFATGFSNGGFFSYRLACERASRFAAVAPVAGMEGVTACNPSRPVPVLHIHGTNDPTIYYGGGNNLGPFGTEYPSAEESVRRWADRNGCGDAPVQTYQQGDSTCVAYTGCAPESATASLCTVQDGLHAWPGSPRYNNGTRDLDATREAWRFFQARPRTEGAPLPIP; via the coding sequence ATGCGCCTTCGCCTCCTGTCGCTGTGTGCCGTCGCCCTGCTCGCCGGGGCCACCGCGTGCTCCTCCTCCAACGACTCGCGCCGGAACGACGATGCGGGGACCGTGGACCCGGGCGGCTCCGGCCAGGAGCCCGAGGTACCGGACCGCACCGCCTGCACCGGCCTCACCGTGGGGCCCGGCACGTATGACTGGACGGTGGAGCATGGCGGCCGCACCCGCGCCTACCGCGTCCATGTCCCCCCTGGCTACGACGCCACCCGGCCGGCGCCCGCCGTGCTCGCCTTCCATGGCTTCGGCTCCACCGAGGTGGAGATGGAGTCGCTGACGCGGCTGTCCACGCTGGCCGACACCGAGGGCTTCCTCGCCGTGTACCCGCGCGGGCTCAGCTACGCGGAGGTCAACGGCGCCACGGACCCGAGGCTGGAGGACACCCGGGGCTGGAACGGCGCCGCGTGCTGCGGGGCCTCGCGGAACACCGTGGACGACGTGGGCTTCGTGGACGCGCTGCTGAAGGACCTGGACACCCGCGTGTGCGTGGACACGCGCCGCACCTTCGCCACCGGCTTCTCCAACGGCGGCTTCTTCTCGTACCGCCTGGCCTGCGAGCGCGCGAGCCGCTTCGCCGCCGTGGCCCCGGTGGCCGGCATGGAGGGCGTCACCGCCTGCAACCCGTCGCGGCCGGTGCCGGTGCTGCACATCCACGGCACGAACGACCCCACCATCTATTACGGCGGCGGCAACAACCTCGGCCCCTTCGGAACCGAGTACCCCTCCGCCGAGGAGTCCGTGCGGCGCTGGGCGGACCGCAACGGCTGCGGCGACGCCCCCGTCCAGACGTACCAGCAGGGTGACAGCACCTGCGTCGCCTACACCGGGTGCGCGCCGGAGAGCGCCACCGCCTCCCTGTGCACCGTGCAGGACGGCCTGCACGCGTGGCCCGGCTCCCCCCGGTACAACAACGGAACCCGGGACCTGGATGCCACCCGCGAGGCCTGGCGCTTCTTCCAGGCGCGCCCCCGCACCGAGGGCGCCCCGCTTCCCATTCCCTGA